GACCAACAATCATCAATGATGCTGTTGGAGTCATTGTTGGTTGGCCTAAAGAGTTGGTTATTTTTCCAACGACAAAGGTACTTTCGGTTTTCATTTGACTTTGTGTTTGCAGCTCTCAGATATGTTGCTCAaacaatgttttattttaaaatacttgtatgaataatattttaaattgtagagGAAGGGGAAACCTCAATCATTTGTGCTTGCGGATGTTCCTGGTCAGCGCGACAATTTCAAAGAAATTGAGAAAACATTACCCATGTCGTGCAAGTATATCTACTCTCATGTTGTTCGATTGCTGAATGAATCGGATACCATATGCATTGAGTTTAAGGACGCTATGTTTGGACGTCCTAAAAACATACGGTTGCTAAGAGAAGATATCGTACGCTTTATGGAGATGAGGGAGATAGGTGCCAGACAAATTTTAGTTTACATGAGGTATATATAATGTCTAACTTACAATATTTGtgcatttatataatattttttgtggtacttgttcatattttgaaaattttctaaacGATATATTTGTGCATCTATATCATGCAGTCAACTCTAcaaagatttgaagaaaaaagacaAGGCTGATTATTTTTCGTTTGTGGATCCCGGTAATATACCTACATGCCCGATTGGCACAGATGGCCGTGACTTATCACAACATATTGCTGATCAGTTGGACGCAGTGTGTAGAGATAGCATCTGCCTCATCCCATACAACACTGGGTAAgaatttagttatttatagatttttactTCATGGTAGTCAATGCTGTAATTTCATTTTTTCAGGTACCATTGGATCTTGACAATCGTCAACGAAGATaagaatatgatatatttattggaTTCAACGTCTAACAGGAACCGAGATGATACATGGAAAACTATTGTGACAAAGTAAGTAGTAGCTTATGTTGATTTTGAATACATTAActtataaatatgaaaaaaaataacTTCTTACTTTTTAAAATGTAGTGGGGTGAAGATGTACAATGCCTCCAAGGGTATTTCTAAAGGgccatgttttaaaatattgacgGTATGTATCGTACTTATTTATGAATACATGAATTGGTAGTGGTTATTAATTAGATTGTGATTGTTGCATTAACTTTTCAATTCCATTATAGGGTAATCTGAAACAAAGTGGTTCGGTTGAGTGTGGATATTGTGTGATGAGGTACATGAAAGAGATAGTCGATTGCGATGATCCACAGTTGGAGAAGATGGTGAGTTTCTTCTTGGGAtaaatttgttgattgattgagatgaattgttgtcattaagatatattttattgttgagataatgtgttgtcattgtgatatattttattgttgagataatgtgttgttgttgagataatgtgttgccattgggatatattttattgttgagataattgCTTCAGATGAACTGTTGTCattgtgatatattttatattattgataaaaaaaaggaaattttgTTCCTGATTTTCATATCTTCTGTGTTGTAATCTTAAGCTTTTGTTGTAATCTTCgaaaaaaaatatgttgtaCATGGGAAattcttttaattgtttttaagcaTGTGTTAATTATATTTGTGTTCCAAGATTAAGTTTTAATTTTCCTAGCTAGCTTGGCGGCTCATCCAGCCTTacgttttttatgttttaatcaTCCAGCCTTACGTTTTTTAtgtttcaaatttcagtttgcagGATGCATCAAGAACCAATATTACACCCAATGTCAATATGACGAGGTTAGAAGTGAATGGAGTGAATTTGTTTACTCCTATGTAGGTGCTTAAATGGATGTTGTATGTTGGgacaaatattttgtttgtcattGTGGATTTTTGGATATACTTTTGGTTTAGTGGATACATTTTTTGGGTTACTTGTGGATTGATGAATATGTACTTGTGGATTCGtggatattaataatttttagatgaataatttatgagtttaattatattagtgtattaagtcatatattgcgaagtctttttttaacaattacttcatcaaaataaaaaaaaaatgaagtgtaataggtaaattacttcgttgttatttgcaaattgtgaagttacataatattaaatacttCGTCAATAAGAAATCAGACGAAGTGATAGAATTAATTTACTTCAACATTGTTCTGTTAAAGCGAAGTTGTTTTGCgcaattacttcatcaaaatacaaattactgaagtctttcgaaccacttacttcgtcactaaatgtaaattgtgaagtaacataatataaaatacttcaacaaataggataaatgctgaagttatagattatatttacttccacaaataggataaattgtGAAGTTGTTTGTGTCTATTACCTCATCAAAATACATAACTACGAGGTCTTTCAGATGAATTACTTCGTcgattattgtaaataatgaagtaaaatattataaactacttcgctaaataataattaagacgaagttatatataatatattacttcattatttacaataatcgatgaagtaaaacacatttcttacttcggcatcggtccaattctggaccggttttccttcgaaaaccgggcaaagacttcagtattttcaatcatacaacttcggttattatgcgaagtaaaaggtacatctattacttcacgtccatatacttcggcaattaactaccttattacttcattgaatacgcgaagtaaaaatcgatttttctactagtgtaAGCAGTAAGTCGAGGCAAGGATAAGTCTTTTACCAGCAAGACGAAATTGCCCGTATAACATTGCTTTACATTGGCGACAATCGTCTTTAAGATACAACGATTTCGAATCAAGAGTGCAACACTACAACTCTTGATACCATCGAACGAAATATGTAGAACTCTCAAGTTTCGGAAGAGAAGAATGCAATGAAAATGTATGCAAAAGTATCTGATGAATGCTGCAAGGGACTATTTACAGAATGAGTCACATAAGCCAAGGGACACGCGCACAAGCCAGGGGACGCACGGTTATGAGCCAATGGACGTGCGCCAATGGATGCACAGTTCCGTGCCAAGGGACGCACTGGGAAAACGGGAACGAATACACTGTTTGGTCCAAGCGCAGATGTACACACTGTTTGGTCCGAACGTTTCTATGATAGGCTAATGGATACACTGTTGCAGTCTCTGTctttatttcgaaaataaaaattattttccaaataaattttgtccaaaAAGATTAATACGGTCAAGAGACCACACGAACTGAACCGAGCCAGCCGCACGCGCCTGCGTGTTTCTCCGACCAGCCTATCAGCGTCTTCCCTCTTTTAAAAACTTTTGGTACCTCTTGgggtccaaacctttagctcaaACTTCGAGCTAATGGAGAAGACTTTTCTTGGCACATTTTCTAATATGTGACAGCTCTCATTCCTTTCATTCACTACTCACTTTTTATCCAATGTATATCACAACAAACTAGGAATTTATGTCAAATTatcagaaaatataaataacagtaaatGCGTACTAGAATCTATTGATTGACCTAACATGAAAGTTATGGATTTTCCAAGACAACAGAGAATCGACCACCTTATTCTTGCATTAGATGAGGTAGGAAAGAGTTCTAGAATATGGGTAATGTATATATTCTGTGTTATTCATTGTGTCTCAGGACCATAACCTTATATAGTCTTAGTAGTCTTCGACCTATCAAAGAAGACTTAATTATATAGTGTTTTTACACGTAAGGTGAATcataccaatttatttaatactttggaaactcataattaattagattGAATTATTGAGTCCTTTATCAAATAATTTGTTCatgtataattaattaaattatgtgagcTTATAAAATAGTTCCAAAAATCACCCATTGGGTTCATATAAATTATCCGGATATTGTATATGCAAAAACTGAATTGATCTCTTGTTATATAAACCAAAATATTCCTTAACAATCTGATATATCAATTATACCAATATTGAACCAAAAATGGTCATCGctacatttaaaatcaataaacTTATCAATgatcacaatatcaacataatAATAAATAGATCAAATATGGACGTGTATCATGCAAATACATAAATGTGATCCaaataaaatcatgtatttCCAACTTGTCATCTTAATGACTCAAAGAGTCCAATACAGAATTTCAACCAAATGCCAAACCACAATGAAAATCATCACTTTATTTCAGAATAGTTCATATACAAATCTTAGTTGAATTCGTCTTAGAGCCGCAAATATTGGGTGGCCAGCCCATGACATTTTGGGTGGTCAATCCATTTCAAACGCATACATAATTTTAGAGTTTGCAATAACttgttcagttgacacataACCACTTTGAATTATTTCATTCACAACTAGAACTttcatatcaatatattttgaCTTTGACAAACTTCAGTTGttctttaaatataattattttttaaatataatttaatatcttTATTACCATATTTGATCATCAATGGTTTCTTTAGACCGATGATCATTCTTGGTGATAAAGCTCCATAAATTTATTCAGAATCCAAATACCCAACGATTTCCAAATGTCAGATATCTGATATGTTGgcataaaatcattaatttaCTTTATATACCTCATAACccgataataataatttaataccaagtttttttttaaatatatgccCAACATTTCAATTATGTACACCATATCCAAATGTAGACAACCCATTCATGCATGAAACTCCAActgaatatataatatttgcAAAGATCAACGGTCTTCACTCTAAATTCGAATGAGATTATCACTTGATCAAATTTATACTACCACATACAAAATATAAGTATCAATATATTTTTCCTCAAAGTTGACTTTACAATTTACTCATTCTCCCTAAAGTCAACATACTATATAAACTTTGCATGCTCTATTTTCATCTACATGGTGACATCTCataatttaattgaatttaatttcataattacatGCATGTATACTTTcgtgtcattttaaatattgatgttcaatttataaattttattaatcaagGAACCAATAACATTTGAATTTAGAAAAACTTGAAAGTTTCATTAccaaatgaataaataaaaaagcTTAATTTTTCAAACATGAAACCAAAATCCAATTCCGTCTATAATACGATGCAACAAAAATGTTTTCCAAATCCAAATAATAGAAAATAAACCTTAAAAACATATTTCCTAAATAAAGCTTAAAAAAACAGCAATAGCCTCCAAAGTAGCCTTATTTCCATTTTCCATATAGATGTATCCTTCACCATCAATTGGCAACCAACTCCTTAGACAACCCTTTTTATACATGCCAACTACAGTATTTAGGACAATCATTCTTCACATGCCcatcaatattttttcaaaagaaaCAAATGGTCATTTTATCTTGTTTTTGTTGCTCCATATGTTGTGAAGTCCAGAGCTTCCATTGTTCATTTCCTTATTgattaattttcttttcttattggTGCAATGACCTTGATAGTTAGACGTTAAGTAAACACTTTTAAtcactgagttacctctactgaaattccactttcatctttatcaagtttagtagatgaagTAATTGGAGTGGAAGCcgcagagcatgtttccatgccaaactttttcagaagTTCTTTTGTGTACTTAGCCTGATTTATGAAGATTCATGTATCGAGTTGCTTaatctgcagtcctaggaaaaatgtcaattctcccatcatgctcatttcgaattgttcctgcattatcttagcaaacttttcacacaatttggggttagttgacctaaagataatatcatcaacataaatctgtactaacaaAATGTGCTTATATTTAACTAATGTGAATAAAGTCTTGTCCACAGTTCTGATGGTAAAgtcatgattgacaagaaattgtgaaatagtgtcataccaagccctaggtgccTGTTTCAAACCATACAAGGCATTGTGTAATTTAAAGATATGATGcggtaagaaatgatcaataaaacccgggggttgttcaacgtaaACTTCTTTTTGCAGTAGaccatgttagagtaggtgcccgttgaGCCAAGTGTTGACCGAGgattcatgttgaaactctatgtataaacaatctttattttaataatatttgaaattattgttttggcacatctttatctgtatacccatgctagttgcatagataaagtccttgaatatacaaataatagaaagaatatgatatgctcatatgatgagtatcatgaaactcatatttgcaatactgtatattctaaacagttcctagtcgattcagccgcctctaagaaggatataggccgctcgagttcgagactagtatatgcgatgtgagtaccatgtttcattggtaggggacattgtgatgtccgaacatgcagataggtgcttcttgtagagtgcactgaacaaccctccataaaggactttccaagtgtttCTCACTTAtagagtggaaacgtcctagtttatggttgtacaccattagtccttatgacccgagacaacattgagactctatatgctagtattgcactttgacttgtttaccgactcatatggggtcatcaggtggcaaggttgggtgttttgtcgaaacatataggagtcgatgcattgtagtcggggattcatcgctTACCTCCGGGtatagatatcctatgtgtatgtagtttgaaatctctgatcagagtatggtggtaattaagaaaggggtttcttagattacaccatcgatgcaactacgacatgacacatagtattgattcattgacaactctcgatataccaatagttgtcgaatcgatcgggatatatgagatgaagggaccgtactatacgctaaccataattgaatggttcttgtaggcactatcatttgatacctatggaatcatgtaagcgatgctgctaggcgtttaacatgattggttgggtactatcagacttgagttctggcgttcttattatcaaggagttgataattaagaatggagcaattggggtatgctcatataagaacatgtttagtttcgaatcacattaagatgtgaactcacggctagttgtatcaatgaaccattgagggccacacaagtgctaactttttagatcccgttgagaagaaaattagttcaatgtgttgaacggcttataagcATGACATGCTCATGCACTTaatcactttttcaagcaccaagaaaaactTTTTCCTCCCCTTCTCCATTAtgctttggccgaaatttttgaagcatttttccttcaattttgcttcttcaatttgttGAGGAAATCTTagtcttctcaaagaaaaatgtcttacattttctagtgcaagtgtaatgtggatttagcttgttggtggtgggcttaatttttgagcaaggagtgctcattggaagtttgaagatttgtcttgccattgaagagctaagttgtttacaacttagttggagccatcatcaatcttttaagattgataggtaaaatcttaaaacaccctatgaatgtcattttgtgttttattgtatttgctacacactatagtttgGGTGCTCAATTTTCTTGctagaaaataattttgatacttccgttgcgcaagcatgcaccttaaccgatcccctttcagacCATTTAGGAAAACAttttttacatccatctgataaactatgaagtttttgaaagcagcaaagacTAATAGTGCATAGGTCTCATCATAATCTATTcattcttcttgtctgaaaccttgagccaccagtcttgctttatttctaacaacagtaccttcttcatttagcttgtttataaatacccaccgagttccaataactgcttgatgagatggtctggttacaagaaaccacacttcattttttttaaaattgattcaGCTATTCTTGCATTGCTTCAATCCAATTGGGATctagaagagcttcttcaatcttctttgatTTATCCTGAGAAATAAAAgtagcatgcatatattcatttatcatttgccttctggttcttaatggaTCAGCTAGATTTCCAATAACCAAATATGGAGGGTGCgattttctccaaacaaaagggtttAGAGGGATTTCTTCCCGATTTAATGGATTTGGATCATGCTCAGGTAAAACAATAGTAGGTTTtggaatgtcagctgctggttctggtacATTATGTGTCTGTACAACTGGTTCTACCataggaatgtctggttctg
The sequence above is a segment of the Primulina tabacum isolate GXHZ01 chromosome 6, ASM2559414v2, whole genome shotgun sequence genome. Coding sequences within it:
- the LOC142550221 gene encoding uncharacterized protein LOC142550221; its protein translation is MRLVVEIHTISLEGKKCHLAVKERENVVAYGTIISEGGPNVMIHHVPLGEENFKVSIDVVLDEKAQLPIPIKFGPTIINDAVGVIVGWPKELVIFPTTKRKGKPQSFVLADVPGQRDNFKEIEKTLPMSCKYIYSHVVRLLNESDTICIEFKDAMFGRPKNIRLLREDIVRFMEMREIGARQILVYMSQLYKDLKKKDKADYFSFVDPGNIPTCPIGTDGRDLSQHIADQLDAVCRDSICLIPYNTGYHWILTIVNEDKNMIYLLDSTSNRNRDDTWKTIVTNGVKMYNASKGISKGPCFKILTGNLKQSGSVECGYCVMRYMKEIVDCDDPQLEKMFAGCIKNQYYTQCQYDEVRSEWSEFVYSYVGA